The proteins below come from a single Kosakonia sp. SMBL-WEM22 genomic window:
- a CDS encoding beta-galactosidase — protein sequence MNKFAPLSPKVVSLLHGADYNPEQWENYPGIIDSDIAMMQQAKCNVMSVGIFSWSKLEPQEGIFNFAWLDEVIEKLYAAGIHIFLATPSGARPAWMSQKYPQVLRVGRDRVPALHGGRHNHCMSSPVYREKTLKINTLLAERYGQHPAVLGWHISNEYGGECHCDLCQQKFRDWLKARYQTLEALNHAWWSDFWSHTYSDWSQIESPAPQGEVSIHGLNLDWRRFNTAQVTDFCRHEVAPLKAANAALPVTTNFMEYFYDYDYWQLAEAIDFISWDSYPMWHRDKDETQLACYTAMYHDMMRTLKGGKPFVLMESTPSVTNWQPTSKLKKPGMHILSSLQAVAHGADSVQYFQWRKSRGSVEKFHGAVIDHVGHLDTRVGREVSALGEMLSKLTPVMGCRTEARVAIIFDQQNRWALDDAQGPRNKGMEYEKTVNEHYRPFWEKGVAVDVINADADLSRYHLVIAPMLYMVRDGFAERAETFVASGGHLVTSYWSGVVNESDLCHLGGFPGPLRNLLGIWAEEIDCLDDNERNLVQGLAGNEAGLQGPYQVRHLCELIQLEGAQALATYRDDFYAGRPAVTVNAFGKGKAWHIASRNDLAFQRDFFANLIDTLSLPRALNVELPPGVVATAREDGEQAFVFIQNFTAQQQNITLPPGYHDCLSEASVSGALALKPWDCRVVRREA from the coding sequence ATGAATAAATTTGCGCCTTTAAGCCCGAAGGTCGTCTCGCTATTGCATGGCGCGGACTATAACCCGGAGCAGTGGGAAAACTATCCCGGTATTATTGATAGCGATATTGCCATGATGCAGCAGGCAAAATGTAATGTGATGTCAGTCGGGATATTTAGCTGGTCGAAACTCGAGCCGCAGGAGGGGATATTTAATTTCGCCTGGCTCGATGAGGTCATTGAGAAATTATATGCCGCCGGTATCCATATATTTCTCGCCACGCCGAGCGGCGCGCGTCCGGCATGGATGTCGCAAAAATATCCGCAGGTGCTGCGCGTTGGGCGCGATCGCGTGCCCGCCCTGCACGGTGGCCGCCACAACCACTGTATGAGCTCGCCGGTCTACCGTGAAAAGACGCTGAAGATCAATACGCTGCTGGCGGAGCGTTACGGGCAGCATCCGGCGGTGCTCGGCTGGCACATCTCCAACGAGTATGGCGGCGAGTGCCACTGTGATTTGTGCCAGCAGAAGTTCCGCGACTGGCTGAAGGCGCGCTATCAGACGCTGGAGGCGCTGAACCACGCCTGGTGGAGCGACTTCTGGAGCCACACCTACAGCGACTGGTCGCAAATTGAGTCGCCTGCGCCGCAGGGCGAAGTCTCCATTCATGGCCTGAACCTTGACTGGCGACGCTTTAACACCGCTCAGGTGACGGACTTTTGCCGCCATGAAGTCGCTCCGCTGAAGGCGGCCAACGCGGCGCTGCCGGTAACCACCAACTTTATGGAGTACTTCTACGATTACGACTACTGGCAGCTTGCCGAGGCGATCGACTTTATCTCCTGGGATAGCTACCCGATGTGGCACCGCGATAAAGACGAAACCCAGCTCGCCTGCTACACCGCCATGTATCACGACATGATGCGCACGCTGAAAGGCGGCAAGCCCTTCGTGCTGATGGAGTCGACGCCCAGCGTCACCAACTGGCAGCCAACCAGCAAACTGAAAAAGCCGGGGATGCATATTCTCTCCTCTTTGCAGGCGGTGGCGCATGGTGCCGATTCGGTGCAGTACTTCCAGTGGCGCAAAAGCCGTGGCTCGGTGGAGAAGTTCCACGGCGCGGTAATTGACCATGTCGGCCATCTTGATACCCGCGTTGGCCGTGAAGTCTCCGCCCTTGGCGAGATGCTCAGCAAGCTGACTCCGGTGATGGGTTGTCGCACCGAGGCGCGGGTGGCGATTATCTTCGACCAGCAGAACCGCTGGGCGCTGGATGATGCGCAGGGGCCGCGTAACAAAGGCATGGAGTATGAAAAGACGGTTAACGAGCACTATCGCCCCTTCTGGGAGAAGGGCGTGGCGGTGGATGTGATTAATGCCGATGCCGATCTCAGCCGCTACCATCTGGTGATCGCCCCGATGCTCTATATGGTGCGCGACGGTTTCGCCGAACGCGCCGAGACCTTTGTCGCCAGCGGCGGGCATCTGGTCACATCCTACTGGAGCGGCGTGGTCAACGAGAGCGATCTCTGCCACCTGGGCGGTTTCCCCGGCCCATTGCGCAACCTGCTTGGCATCTGGGCGGAAGAGATTGACTGCCTCGACGATAACGAGCGGAACCTGGTGCAGGGGCTGGCGGGCAACGAGGCGGGCTTACAGGGACCCTATCAGGTGCGCCATCTCTGCGAGCTGATCCAGCTTGAGGGAGCGCAGGCGCTGGCGACCTACCGGGATGATTTCTATGCTGGTCGCCCGGCGGTAACGGTTAACGCCTTCGGCAAGGGTAAAGCCTGGCATATCGCTTCGCGTAATGATCTGGCGTTCCAGCGGGACTTCTTCGCCAACCTTATTGACACGCTGTCGCTGCCGCGAGCGCTTAACGTTGAGCTACCGCCGGGCGTGGTGGCGACCGCGCGGGAAGATGGCGAACAGGCGTTTGTCTTTATTCAGAACTTCACCGCCCAGCAGCAGAACATTACGCTGCCGCCAGGTTATCACGACTGCCTGAGCGAGGCCTCCGTCAGCGGTGCGCTGGCGCTCAAACCCTGGGATTGCCGCGTCGTTCGCCGCGAGGCATAG
- a CDS encoding LacI family DNA-binding transcriptional regulator, translated as MKSKSATLEDVARHAGVSYQTVSRVLNKSANVSEATRLKVEKAIELLRYVPNRLAQQLVGKQSQTLGLVTTSLALHAPSQVAAAVKRYANLDGYQVLISMIDENVNHDIQSAINELKSQLVDKVIINVPLETDEAQRIATDNDDIVCLFLDVDPYSSVFNVSFNPADGTRASVKHLYDLGHRDIALLAGPESSVSAKLRLKSWVDTLDSYGLKPVKVFHGNWDAQSGYAGALQMLRETPNFSAVLVGNDQMALGVLSAFHQHQIAIPGEKSVIGYDDTYESSFFHPSLTTVSLDLDLQGKEAVRRLLDSGHGDAARSSSVLPARLIVRHSTGALQEQSANLQEIAQQLKVIAHKLMK; from the coding sequence ATGAAGTCTAAAAGCGCGACGTTGGAAGACGTTGCCCGCCATGCGGGTGTCTCCTATCAGACCGTGTCCAGGGTACTCAATAAATCTGCCAATGTATCCGAAGCCACGCGTCTCAAGGTTGAGAAAGCGATAGAGTTGCTGCGTTATGTGCCGAACCGGCTGGCGCAGCAGCTGGTCGGTAAGCAGAGCCAGACCCTTGGGCTGGTGACCACCTCGCTGGCGCTGCATGCTCCTTCACAGGTGGCGGCGGCGGTGAAACGCTATGCCAATCTTGACGGCTACCAGGTGCTGATCTCAATGATTGATGAGAACGTCAATCATGATATCCAGTCCGCCATCAATGAACTGAAGTCGCAGCTGGTTGATAAGGTGATCATTAACGTGCCGCTGGAGACCGATGAAGCCCAGCGTATTGCGACTGATAATGACGATATTGTCTGCCTGTTTCTTGATGTCGACCCCTACAGCTCGGTGTTTAATGTTTCGTTTAATCCGGCGGACGGTACCCGTGCGAGCGTCAAACATCTCTATGATTTAGGGCACCGTGATATCGCGCTGTTGGCGGGGCCGGAAAGCTCCGTCTCGGCAAAACTGCGGCTGAAAAGCTGGGTGGATACGCTTGATAGCTACGGCCTGAAACCGGTGAAAGTGTTCCACGGCAACTGGGATGCCCAGAGCGGTTACGCCGGGGCACTGCAGATGCTGCGCGAAACGCCCAACTTTAGCGCGGTGCTGGTGGGGAATGACCAGATGGCGCTTGGCGTGCTGAGCGCATTTCATCAACATCAGATTGCCATTCCCGGCGAGAAATCGGTAATCGGCTATGACGACACCTATGAAAGCTCCTTCTTCCACCCATCGTTAACTACTGTCTCGCTGGATCTCGATTTGCAGGGCAAAGAGGCGGTGCGTCGTCTGCTCGACAGCGGCCACGGCGACGCCGCCCGCAGTTCATCCGTGCTGCCCGCACGGCTGATTGTGCGTCACTCAACCGGCGCATTGCAGGAGCAGAGCGCAAACCTGCAGGAGATCGCCCAGCAGTTAAAAGTCATTGCACATAAGCTGATGAAGTAA
- a CDS encoding arabinogalactan endo-beta-1,4-galactanase, protein MKRLTPALLAVCLAASFSASAVTTRPFTRMPADFIKGADISTLLDAEKHGAKFYNDKNQPQDALAILKANGVNYVRLRLWVDPKDAQGNAYGGGDNDLATTLALAKRAKAQGMKLLLDLHYSDFWTDPGKQFKPKAWEKLDYPQLKSRVHDYTRDTIAQFKQAGVLPDMVQIGNEINGGMLWPEGKSWGQGGGEFDRLAGLLTAGIDGVKENLNNGEQVKIMLHLAEGTKNDTFRWWFDEITKRNVPFDVIGLSMYTYWNGPISALQANMDDISKRYNKDVIVVEAAYAYTLANCDNAENSFQAKEEKAGGYPATVQGQYDYVHDLMQSVINVQGQRGKGIFYWEPTWIAVPGNGWATPAGMKYINDHWKEGNARENQALFDCQGKVLPSVKVFN, encoded by the coding sequence ATGAAAAGACTGACTCCCGCTCTGCTGGCGGTATGCCTCGCTGCCAGTTTTTCTGCCAGCGCAGTGACTACGCGCCCGTTTACCCGGATGCCGGCCGACTTTATTAAAGGGGCGGATATCTCCACGCTGCTCGATGCGGAAAAGCACGGGGCGAAATTCTATAACGACAAAAACCAGCCGCAAGATGCGCTGGCCATCCTGAAAGCCAACGGCGTCAACTATGTGCGTCTGCGGCTGTGGGTTGACCCAAAAGATGCGCAGGGCAATGCCTATGGCGGCGGCGATAACGATCTCGCTACCACTCTTGCGCTGGCGAAGCGGGCAAAAGCGCAGGGCATGAAGCTGCTGCTCGATCTGCACTACAGTGATTTCTGGACCGATCCGGGCAAGCAGTTCAAGCCGAAAGCCTGGGAGAAGCTCGACTATCCGCAGTTGAAAAGCCGGGTGCATGACTACACCCGCGACACGATTGCGCAGTTTAAACAGGCGGGCGTGTTGCCGGACATGGTGCAGATCGGTAATGAGATCAATGGCGGCATGCTGTGGCCGGAAGGTAAAAGCTGGGGGCAGGGCGGCGGCGAGTTTGACCGGCTGGCCGGGCTGCTCACTGCCGGAATCGATGGGGTCAAAGAGAACCTGAATAACGGCGAGCAGGTGAAGATCATGCTGCACCTGGCCGAAGGCACCAAAAATGACACCTTCCGCTGGTGGTTTGATGAGATAACCAAACGCAACGTACCTTTTGATGTGATCGGCCTGTCGATGTACACCTACTGGAACGGGCCAATCAGCGCCCTGCAGGCCAACATGGATGACATCAGCAAGCGCTACAACAAAGATGTCATTGTCGTCGAGGCGGCCTACGCCTATACGCTGGCGAACTGCGATAACGCCGAGAACAGCTTCCAGGCGAAAGAGGAGAAAGCGGGCGGCTACCCGGCGACGGTGCAGGGGCAATATGACTATGTGCACGATTTAATGCAGTCGGTCATTAATGTGCAGGGCCAGCGCGGCAAGGGCATTTTCTACTGGGAACCGACCTGGATTGCCGTCCCGGGCAACGGCTGGGCCACGCCCGCTGGCATGAAATATATCAATGACCACTGGAAAGAGGGCAATGCGCGAGAAAACCAGGCGCTGTTTGATTGCCAGGGAAAAGTGCTGCCGTCGGTGAAAGTCTTTAATTAA
- a CDS encoding maltoporin, with the protein MKTPLRTLSLALAAALTSTSLMAATSVPIDFHGYLRGGVGVSGDGGQVEWQKNKIGRLGNESDTYGELELGSEVYKKDDVSFYLDSMVSMVSDGSNDNETTIGDDAQFGLRQLNLQIKGLIPNDPNAVIWGGKRYYQRHDLHIIDTKYWNISGSGAGIENYTFGPGAVSFAWIRGDANDVDYRVDNDNDVNINYLDLRYAGWKPWAGAWTEFGIDYAMPNPTKKQKAYGGLYDADDGVMLTGEISQDMFGGYNKLVLQYANKGLAQNMVSQGGGWYDMWNYVNDATGYRVINTGLIPITDRFSFNHVLTYGAAEDTTAFTDKSRLVSLVGRAQYQFTEYVRLIGEVGGFYQKDNYKNGTNYKQSGEKYTIALGLADGSDFMSRPELRLFASYLNDSEDGKAFEDGTKNNTWNFGVQVEAWW; encoded by the coding sequence ATGAAGACTCCACTACGCACACTCTCTCTTGCGTTAGCCGCTGCGCTGACCTCAACCTCGCTGATGGCAGCCACCTCGGTACCCATCGATTTTCACGGCTACCTGCGCGGCGGCGTGGGCGTGTCGGGCGATGGCGGCCAGGTGGAGTGGCAGAAAAATAAGATCGGTCGTCTGGGTAATGAATCCGATACCTACGGCGAGCTCGAGTTGGGATCGGAAGTCTACAAAAAAGATGACGTTAGCTTTTACCTCGACAGCATGGTCAGCATGGTCTCCGATGGCTCGAACGATAACGAGACCACTATCGGCGACGATGCGCAGTTCGGCTTACGCCAGCTGAACCTGCAGATCAAAGGGCTGATCCCTAACGATCCCAACGCAGTGATCTGGGGCGGTAAGCGCTACTATCAGCGCCACGATCTGCACATTATCGATACCAAATACTGGAATATCTCCGGCTCCGGCGCGGGGATCGAAAACTACACCTTCGGGCCGGGCGCGGTCTCTTTTGCGTGGATCCGCGGCGATGCCAATGATGTCGATTACCGCGTCGATAACGACAATGACGTCAACATTAACTACCTCGACCTGCGCTATGCGGGCTGGAAACCGTGGGCGGGTGCGTGGACGGAGTTCGGTATCGACTACGCCATGCCGAACCCGACCAAAAAGCAGAAAGCCTATGGCGGGCTGTATGACGCGGATGATGGCGTGATGCTGACCGGTGAAATTAGCCAGGATATGTTCGGCGGTTACAACAAGCTGGTGTTGCAGTACGCCAACAAAGGGCTGGCGCAGAATATGGTGTCTCAGGGCGGCGGCTGGTATGACATGTGGAACTATGTCAATGACGCTACCGGCTATCGCGTGATCAACACCGGGCTGATCCCGATTACCGACCGCTTCTCCTTCAACCATGTGTTGACCTACGGCGCGGCCGAAGATACCACTGCCTTTACCGACAAATCCCGTCTGGTGTCGCTGGTTGGTCGCGCGCAGTATCAGTTCACCGAATATGTGCGTCTGATTGGTGAAGTGGGCGGCTTCTACCAGAAGGATAACTACAAAAACGGCACCAACTATAAGCAGAGCGGCGAGAAGTACACCATCGCGCTGGGTCTTGCCGATGGCTCCGATTTTATGTCGCGTCCGGAATTGCGCCTCTTCGCCTCCTATTTAAACGACTCTGAAGATGGCAAGGCATTCGAAGATGGCACCAAAAATAACACCTGGAACTTTGGTGTGCAGGTGGAAGCCTGGTGGTAA
- a CDS encoding glucose PTS transporter subunit EIIB produces the protein MVSLKSFLHYFSEAKPATPLSDAEREKIERLAAAFGGETNIEQVDACLTRLRVTVKELTRVDSQALQDEGALGVIILGQQVHAIFGKQSDALRKLLEERFSAR, from the coding sequence ATGGTAAGCCTTAAGTCCTTCCTGCATTACTTCTCTGAAGCCAAACCGGCTACCCCGCTCAGCGATGCTGAGCGAGAGAAAATTGAGCGGCTGGCTGCGGCATTTGGTGGCGAGACGAATATTGAACAGGTTGATGCCTGTCTGACACGCCTGCGCGTCACGGTAAAAGAGTTAACCCGGGTCGATTCGCAGGCACTACAGGATGAAGGCGCGCTGGGCGTCATTATTCTCGGCCAACAGGTACATGCTATTTTTGGCAAGCAGTCTGACGCGCTGCGTAAATTACTCGAGGAACGTTTTTCTGCCCGTTAA
- a CDS encoding extracellular solute-binding protein: MKKKTLTALILTTLAAGQLVGLQAHAAAQQLNVWEDIKKSSGIQDAVRDFEQKYNVKVNVQEMPYAQQLEKLRLDGPAGIGPDVLVIPNDQLGGAVVQGLLTPLNLDKEKVDAFTPASINAFRLDNTLYGVPKAVETLVLIYNKDLIDKPLQSLPEWLDYSKKERAQNKYGLLAKFDQIYYSWGAIGPMGGYLFGKNDKGGYNPQDIGLNKPGAVEAVTFLKKFYAEGVFPSGILGDNGLNAIDSLFTEKKAAAVINGPWAFQPYEAAGINYGVVPLPNLPDGKPMSSFLGVKGYVVSTWCKDKALAQQFIEFINQPQYVKTRYIATREIPAQKAMIDDPVIKNDEKASAVAVQAARATAMPGIPEMGEVWGPANAALELSLTGKQAPQAALDAAAKQIQMQVEAMQASNQ; encoded by the coding sequence ATGAAAAAGAAGACCCTTACCGCACTGATTTTAACAACGCTTGCCGCCGGGCAGCTTGTCGGCCTGCAGGCGCACGCCGCCGCACAGCAACTCAATGTCTGGGAAGACATCAAAAAATCGTCCGGCATCCAGGATGCGGTGCGCGATTTTGAGCAGAAATATAACGTTAAAGTAAACGTGCAGGAGATGCCCTACGCCCAGCAACTGGAGAAACTGCGCCTCGATGGTCCGGCAGGCATCGGCCCGGATGTGCTGGTGATCCCCAATGATCAGTTGGGCGGCGCAGTTGTGCAAGGGCTGCTGACCCCCCTGAATCTGGACAAAGAAAAGGTTGACGCCTTTACGCCTGCCTCCATCAACGCCTTCCGCCTCGACAACACCCTCTATGGCGTGCCGAAAGCGGTAGAGACGCTGGTGCTGATCTACAACAAAGATCTTATCGACAAGCCTTTGCAAAGCCTGCCGGAGTGGCTCGACTACTCGAAAAAAGAGCGCGCACAGAACAAATATGGCCTGCTGGCGAAGTTCGATCAGATTTACTACAGCTGGGGCGCGATCGGCCCAATGGGCGGCTATCTGTTCGGTAAAAACGACAAAGGGGGCTATAACCCGCAGGATATCGGCCTCAATAAACCCGGCGCGGTAGAAGCCGTTACCTTCCTGAAAAAATTCTATGCCGAAGGGGTATTCCCATCGGGGATCCTCGGCGATAACGGGCTGAACGCCATCGATTCGCTGTTTACTGAGAAAAAAGCGGCGGCGGTGATCAATGGCCCGTGGGCGTTCCAGCCCTACGAAGCCGCCGGCATCAACTACGGCGTGGTACCGCTGCCAAACCTGCCGGATGGCAAACCGATGAGTTCCTTCCTCGGCGTGAAAGGTTATGTCGTCTCTACCTGGTGTAAAGACAAAGCGCTGGCGCAGCAATTTATCGAGTTTATCAACCAGCCGCAGTACGTGAAAACGCGCTATATCGCCACGCGCGAAATCCCGGCGCAGAAAGCGATGATTGACGATCCGGTGATCAAAAACGATGAGAAGGCGAGCGCCGTTGCGGTGCAGGCCGCCCGTGCAACCGCGATGCCGGGCATTCCGGAGATGGGTGAAGTGTGGGGCCCGGCGAATGCTGCGCTGGAGCTGAGCCTGACCGGCAAGCAGGCTCCGCAGGCGGCGCTGGATGCCGCAGCTAAGCAGATCCAGATGCAGGTCGAAGCAATGCAGGCCAGTAACCAGTAA
- a CDS encoding ABC transporter ATP-binding protein, translated as MSNIRLRNVTKRFGDTVTLNNVNLSIDDGEFAVFVGPSGCGKSTMLRMIAGLEEVSEGEVLIGDEVMNDVAPAHRGVSMVFQSYALYPHMTVAENMGYGLKVNKVPKEEIRRQVEMVAKTLQLSHLLDRKPKQLSGGQRQRVAIGRAIVRNPRVFMFDEPLSNLDAELRVEMRLHIARLHQELKTTMVYVTHDQVEAMTLADKIVVMNYGNVEQMGSPMSLYYNPKNKFVAGFIGSPKMNFLPATVSQWQPGEVTIALAQGHQLTLGITTSPLEVGAAITLGIRPEHLSTNMTGGVPLEFQCEVVERLGNNTYLFGQCYGHDNIKILLPGDVHFRPWQKIPLAFDSSHCMIFDEQDQRVSADIPVPNHDL; from the coding sequence ATGTCCAATATACGACTGAGAAATGTCACCAAGCGGTTTGGCGACACGGTGACGCTGAACAATGTCAATCTATCGATTGATGATGGCGAGTTTGCGGTGTTTGTCGGCCCCTCCGGCTGCGGGAAATCCACCATGCTGCGCATGATTGCCGGTCTTGAGGAGGTGAGCGAAGGCGAAGTGTTGATTGGCGATGAAGTGATGAATGATGTCGCGCCCGCCCATCGCGGTGTCTCGATGGTGTTCCAGTCCTATGCGCTCTACCCTCATATGACCGTCGCGGAGAACATGGGCTACGGGCTGAAAGTGAACAAAGTGCCGAAAGAGGAGATCCGCCGCCAGGTGGAGATGGTGGCGAAGACCCTACAACTGAGCCACCTGCTCGATCGCAAACCGAAGCAGCTCTCCGGCGGTCAGCGCCAGCGTGTCGCCATTGGCCGCGCGATTGTGCGCAACCCGCGCGTCTTTATGTTTGATGAACCCCTCTCTAACCTCGATGCCGAGCTGCGCGTTGAGATGCGACTGCACATTGCGCGCCTGCACCAGGAGCTGAAAACCACCATGGTCTATGTCACTCATGACCAGGTGGAAGCGATGACGCTGGCGGACAAAATTGTCGTGATGAACTACGGCAACGTTGAGCAGATGGGCTCGCCCATGTCGCTCTACTACAACCCGAAAAACAAGTTTGTCGCCGGCTTTATCGGCTCGCCGAAGATGAACTTCCTGCCCGCCACGGTAAGCCAGTGGCAGCCCGGCGAAGTGACTATTGCCCTTGCTCAGGGCCACCAGCTGACTCTTGGCATCACCACCTCACCGCTGGAGGTGGGCGCAGCGATTACGCTCGGCATTCGCCCGGAGCACCTCTCGACCAATATGACGGGCGGCGTGCCGCTTGAGTTTCAGTGCGAAGTGGTGGAGCGGCTGGGCAACAACACCTATCTGTTTGGTCAATGTTATGGCCACGACAATATAAAAATCCTGCTGCCGGGCGATGTGCATTTCCGCCCATGGCAGAAGATCCCCCTCGCCTTCGACAGCAGCCACTGTATGATCTTTGACGAGCAGGATCAGCGTGTCAGCGCCGATATCCCGGTGCCCAACCACGATTTGTAA
- a CDS encoding sugar ABC transporter permease — protein sequence MIISPSEHFAKAPGAGRHAWCGLLLAIVPGFGQFYHRQWLKGLIFLVLLASFTGIFSDFLREGLWGLYTLGEEVPRDNSIFLLAEGIISVLIIAFGLMVWGLSMRDAWLNGKKRDAGKPLNSVRKQYQMLLSDGFPYLMISPGFILLVFVVIFPILFGFAIAFTNYNLYHTPPAKLVDWVGLKNFINIFTLSIWRSTFFDVLQWTVVWTLLATTLQCSVGVLLAILVNQKDLRFKPLVRTIFILPWAVPGFVTILVFAGMFNDSFGVINNAILAFFGIDPKPWLTDPFWTKTALIMMQTWLGFPFVFAMTTGVLQAIPDDLYEAAKMDGAGTFTRLRTITLPLVLYSIAPIIITQYTFNFNNFNIIYLFNNGGPAVAGANAGGTDILVSWIYKLTMSSSQYAIAATITILLSIFVVGLALWQFRATKSFKNDDMA from the coding sequence GTGATTATCAGTCCCAGCGAACATTTTGCCAAAGCGCCCGGCGCAGGGCGTCACGCGTGGTGCGGGCTGCTGTTGGCCATCGTGCCGGGCTTTGGCCAGTTCTACCATCGCCAGTGGCTGAAAGGCCTTATCTTTCTTGTGCTGCTGGCGAGTTTTACCGGCATCTTCTCTGATTTTCTGCGCGAAGGGCTGTGGGGGTTATACACCCTTGGCGAAGAGGTGCCGCGCGATAACTCCATCTTCCTGCTTGCAGAGGGGATCATCAGCGTGCTGATCATCGCCTTTGGCCTGATGGTGTGGGGGCTCTCAATGCGCGATGCGTGGCTGAATGGCAAAAAACGCGATGCCGGAAAGCCGCTCAACAGCGTGCGCAAGCAGTACCAGATGCTGCTCAGCGACGGCTTTCCCTACCTGATGATTAGCCCGGGCTTTATCCTGCTGGTGTTCGTGGTGATTTTCCCGATCCTCTTCGGCTTTGCCATCGCCTTTACCAACTACAACCTCTACCACACACCGCCCGCTAAACTGGTCGACTGGGTGGGATTAAAGAACTTCATCAATATTTTTACCCTGTCGATCTGGCGCTCAACCTTCTTTGACGTGCTGCAGTGGACGGTGGTGTGGACGCTGCTGGCGACCACCTTGCAGTGCAGTGTCGGCGTGCTGCTGGCGATCCTGGTGAACCAGAAAGATCTGCGCTTTAAGCCGCTGGTGCGCACCATTTTTATCCTGCCGTGGGCGGTGCCGGGTTTTGTCACTATTCTGGTTTTCGCCGGGATGTTCAACGACTCCTTTGGCGTGATCAACAACGCGATCCTCGCCTTCTTCGGCATCGACCCGAAACCGTGGCTGACGGATCCCTTCTGGACCAAAACCGCGCTGATCATGATGCAGACCTGGCTCGGTTTCCCGTTTGTCTTTGCCATGACTACCGGCGTATTGCAGGCGATTCCCGACGATTTGTATGAAGCGGCGAAGATGGATGGCGCGGGCACCTTTACCCGGCTGCGCACCATTACGCTGCCGCTGGTGCTCTACTCGATTGCGCCGATCATCATCACGCAATACACCTTCAACTTTAACAACTTCAACATCATCTACCTGTTTAACAACGGCGGACCGGCGGTGGCCGGCGCGAACGCGGGCGGCACCGACATTCTGGTGTCGTGGATCTATAAGCTGACGATGTCCTCATCGCAGTACGCTATCGCGGCCACCATTACCATTCTGCTGTCGATTTTTGTTGTCGGCCTGGCGTTGTGGCAGTTCCGCGCCACCAAATCGTTCAAAAACGACGACATGGCATAA
- a CDS encoding sugar ABC transporter permease has protein sequence MAQSQSIRREKVIRLTLSWLVIAAVSLTIIYPLVWTIGASLNAGNSLLSTSIIPENLSFQHYADLFNGQVNYLTWYWNSMKISLLTMILTLISVSFTAYAFSRFRFKGRQNGLMLFLLLQMIPQFSALIAIFVLSQLLGLINSHMALVLIYVAGMIPMNTYLMKGYLDAIPRDLDESARMDGASNFRIFIEIILPLSKPIIAVVALFSFTGPLGDFILSSTILRTPDKYTLPIGLYNLVAQKMGASYTTYAAGAVLIAVPVAILYLALQKYFVSGLTSGSTKG, from the coding sequence ATGGCTCAATCACAAAGTATTCGCCGCGAGAAGGTTATTCGCCTGACGCTCTCCTGGCTGGTGATAGCAGCGGTGTCGCTGACGATTATCTACCCGCTGGTGTGGACGATTGGTGCGTCGCTGAACGCCGGCAATAGCCTGCTCAGTACCTCGATCATCCCGGAAAACCTTTCGTTCCAGCACTATGCCGATCTCTTTAACGGTCAGGTCAACTACCTCACCTGGTACTGGAACTCGATGAAGATCAGTCTGTTGACGATGATCCTGACCTTAATCAGCGTCAGCTTTACCGCCTACGCCTTTTCGCGCTTTCGCTTTAAAGGCCGCCAGAACGGGCTGATGCTCTTTTTACTGTTGCAAATGATCCCGCAGTTCTCGGCGCTGATTGCGATTTTCGTTCTCTCGCAGCTGCTCGGGCTTATCAACAGCCATATGGCGCTGGTGCTGATCTACGTCGCCGGGATGATCCCGATGAACACCTATCTGATGAAGGGCTACCTGGATGCCATTCCGCGCGATCTGGATGAGTCCGCGCGCATGGATGGTGCCAGCAACTTCCGCATCTTTATCGAGATCATCCTGCCGCTGTCGAAACCGATTATCGCGGTGGTGGCACTCTTCTCCTTCACCGGCCCGCTGGGGGATTTCATCCTCTCAAGTACCATTTTGCGCACGCCGGATAAATACACGCTGCCGATCGGGCTTTATAACCTCGTGGCGCAAAAAATGGGTGCCAGTTATACCACTTACGCCGCGGGCGCGGTGCTGATTGCAGTACCGGTGGCGATCCTCTACCTGGCGTTACAAAAATATTTCGTCTCCGGCCTCACCTCCGGCAGTACAAAAGGATAA